In Nitrosospira briensis C-128, a genomic segment contains:
- a CDS encoding 3-deoxy-manno-octulosonate cytidylyltransferase — MRTIAVIPARMGSSRFPGKPVAKLLGRTMLEHVYKRVALSRSLDATYIATCDEEIRRVAEDFGAAVIMTADTHERASDRVAEAVAGLDAELVVMVQGDEPMTHPEMIDAAVEPFRQDSRLGCVNLVRAIDNKADFHDFNTIKVVMNQQGDALYMSRQPIPTTPASSQLDFPHAFAYKQVCIIPFRRETLLDFARLPPTPLEQLESVDMLRLLEHGYRVKMVTTQFNTQAVDTQADLERVARLMETDPLLASY, encoded by the coding sequence ATGAGAACAATTGCTGTAATACCGGCACGTATGGGTTCATCGCGTTTTCCCGGAAAACCGGTTGCAAAATTGTTAGGGCGTACAATGCTGGAACATGTCTACAAGCGCGTTGCCCTTAGCAGATCCCTTGATGCTACTTACATAGCTACTTGTGACGAAGAGATCCGGCGAGTGGCGGAGGATTTTGGCGCTGCCGTGATAATGACTGCTGACACCCATGAGCGTGCAAGCGATCGGGTTGCCGAGGCCGTGGCCGGCCTTGATGCTGAACTTGTTGTCATGGTACAAGGCGACGAACCGATGACTCACCCGGAAATGATCGATGCAGCGGTAGAGCCATTCCGGCAGGATTCGCGGCTGGGTTGCGTTAATCTTGTGCGAGCCATTGATAATAAAGCTGATTTTCATGACTTCAACACGATCAAGGTAGTAATGAATCAGCAAGGTGATGCTCTCTATATGTCGCGCCAGCCGATACCGACTACACCGGCCTCGTCCCAGTTGGATTTCCCGCATGCATTTGCCTATAAGCAGGTATGCATTATCCCGTTCCGGCGTGAAACATTGCTTGATTTCGCCCGGTTACCGCCAACTCCATTAGAGCAACTGGAGTCCGTAGACATGCTGCGATTACTGGAGCACGGTTATCGGGTGAAGATGGTGACAACCCAATTCAATACGCAGGCAGTGGATACTCAGGCCGATCTGGAGCGTGTCGCCAGGTTGATGGAAACCGACCCGCTGCTGGCCTCATATTGA
- a CDS encoding HpcH/HpaI aldolase family protein, with protein sequence MQLKSKLARNALTIGSWITLGHPAIAEIMAAAGFDWLVLDTEHSVLELSDVQMLIQVLDGQRCPAIVRLTSNHPDQIKRVMDAGATGVMVPMVKTAADAEAAVQAVYYPPRGQRGVGLARAQGYGARFQEYRRWLEENAIVVVMIEHIDAVNAIDSILSVPGVDAYIIGPYDLSGSMGRPGELDYPEVQAAIKRVHEAGRRLGKSGGIHVVEPDLDQLRHYIQTGFSFLGYGLDIRILDTLCRSHMQNIRESL encoded by the coding sequence ATGCAATTAAAATCGAAACTTGCCCGTAATGCGCTGACCATTGGTTCCTGGATCACCCTGGGGCATCCAGCAATCGCAGAGATCATGGCTGCGGCCGGTTTCGACTGGCTCGTCCTGGACACGGAGCACAGCGTCCTTGAGCTGAGCGACGTTCAGATGCTGATCCAGGTACTCGACGGTCAGCGGTGCCCCGCTATCGTGCGGTTGACTTCAAACCATCCTGACCAGATCAAACGTGTCATGGATGCCGGTGCAACCGGCGTGATGGTGCCTATGGTCAAAACCGCGGCCGATGCGGAAGCTGCGGTACAAGCCGTCTATTACCCGCCTCGGGGTCAGCGGGGCGTCGGTCTGGCCCGCGCGCAAGGTTATGGCGCAAGATTTCAGGAATATCGGCGTTGGCTGGAGGAGAATGCAATTGTAGTCGTCATGATTGAGCATATCGATGCTGTCAATGCCATCGATTCCATACTTTCGGTTCCTGGCGTTGATGCTTATATCATTGGCCCGTACGATCTATCGGGATCCATGGGGCGCCCAGGTGAACTGGATTACCCCGAAGTTCAGGCGGCGATAAAACGGGTACATGAAGCCGGGCGCCGTCTAGGCAAATCGGGCGGTATCCATGTAGTCGAGCCTGATCTGGATCAGTTGCGCCATTACATCCAGACCGGCTTCAGTTTTCTTGGCTATGGTCTGGATATTCGTATCCTGGACACCCTTTGCCGCAGTCATATGCAAAATATAAGAGAAAGTTTATGA
- the phoU gene encoding phosphate signaling complex protein PhoU yields the protein MVSSEHISKQFDADLEAVRTRVLHMGGFVEEQIEKAIDALTSGNECLIESIIADDHRVNAMEVSIDEICSQIIARRQPAAGDLRMIMTVIKTITDLERIGDEAEKIARMAKLIYQTDRMHMPRFVEIRHVAHIALDMLRKSLDAFARLDLTAAAQVVRQDELVDEEFRSIMRQLITFMMEDPRKISTALEILFIAKAIERIGDHAKNMSEYVVYMVKGRDVRHVTVEEIEREVRE from the coding sequence ATGGTAAGTAGCGAACATATATCCAAGCAGTTTGATGCCGATCTCGAAGCGGTGCGGACCCGCGTGTTGCACATGGGTGGATTTGTGGAAGAGCAGATCGAGAAGGCCATCGATGCCTTAACGAGCGGAAACGAGTGCCTGATAGAAAGTATCATTGCCGATGATCACCGCGTTAATGCCATGGAAGTTTCGATCGACGAAATTTGTAGCCAGATCATTGCCCGCCGGCAACCCGCAGCCGGCGATTTACGCATGATCATGACGGTCATCAAGACCATTACCGATCTGGAGCGTATCGGCGACGAAGCCGAGAAGATTGCACGCATGGCTAAGCTGATATACCAGACCGACCGTATGCATATGCCGCGATTCGTCGAGATCAGGCATGTCGCACACATCGCGCTGGATATGCTGCGCAAGTCACTGGACGCATTTGCCCGTCTGGATCTGACAGCAGCAGCTCAGGTCGTGCGGCAGGATGAGTTGGTGGATGAGGAATTCCGTTCTATCATGCGCCAGCTCATCACTTTCATGATGGAAGACCCGCGCAAAATTTCTACCGCTCTCGAAATCCTGTTTATAGCAAAAGCCATCGAGCGAATCGGCGATCATGCCAAGAATATGTCGGAATACGTGGTTTACATGGTCAAGGGCCGGGATGTACGCCATGTTACCGTTGAAGAAATCGAGCGGGAAGTCAGGGAATAA
- the corA gene encoding magnesium/cobalt transporter CorA, whose amino-acid sequence MASHSRKRSTKAGLAPGTLVHIGIKKNVAPRITLLDYDTNGAREYEVTTAELADKIKLAPGIKWIDVRGLGDIGMMEQIGACFNLHPLVLEDIFNTEQRSKLEDYGDYIYVVLKTFGYERKGEEEMITSDQISLVLGKDFVLSFLETDGVQFRSLRERLHSGKGQIRNLGPDFLMYSLIDAIVDSYFVILEQLDEKTEVLETELIARPRPTTLHSIYHLKRENAFLRKSLWPLREVISSMQRGDSPLFTRNTLLYLRDVYDHTIHIIESVESLRDVTGGMLDIYMSSVSYRISTVMKVLTVITTIFMPLSLIAGIYGMNFQHLPGLDWYWGFFAVLGAMAVISVGMLALFRWKKWL is encoded by the coding sequence ATGGCGTCCCACTCCAGAAAGAGATCGACAAAAGCGGGCCTTGCGCCAGGCACGCTGGTGCATATCGGCATAAAGAAAAATGTCGCTCCTCGCATCACCCTGCTGGATTACGATACGAACGGCGCGCGCGAATACGAGGTAACCACTGCTGAACTGGCAGACAAGATCAAGCTCGCGCCGGGCATCAAATGGATCGACGTTCGTGGATTGGGCGACATTGGCATGATGGAACAAATTGGTGCCTGTTTTAATCTTCACCCGCTGGTGCTGGAGGATATATTCAATACCGAGCAGCGCTCGAAGCTGGAGGACTACGGCGACTATATTTACGTGGTACTCAAAACCTTCGGCTATGAGCGCAAGGGTGAAGAAGAAATGATAACCTCTGACCAGATTAGTCTGGTGCTGGGAAAAGATTTCGTGCTCTCATTCCTGGAAACGGATGGGGTTCAATTCAGGTCGCTGCGTGAGCGCTTACACTCGGGTAAGGGGCAAATACGAAACCTGGGACCGGATTTTCTGATGTATAGCTTGATTGATGCCATTGTGGATAGCTATTTCGTCATTCTCGAGCAGCTCGACGAAAAGACTGAAGTACTCGAAACGGAACTGATAGCGCGTCCTCGCCCAACCACCCTGCATTCAATTTATCACCTGAAGCGGGAAAATGCCTTTTTACGCAAATCACTGTGGCCATTACGCGAAGTGATCAGTTCCATGCAACGAGGGGACTCGCCGCTGTTCACCCGCAATACCTTGCTTTACCTGCGCGATGTCTACGACCATACCATTCACATCATCGAATCGGTTGAATCTCTACGCGACGTGACAGGGGGCATGCTCGACATTTATATGTCCAGCGTAAGCTACCGCATCAGTACGGTCATGAAGGTTCTCACCGTCATTACTACCATATTCATGCCGCTGAGCCTGATAGCCGGCATTTATGGGATGAATTTCCAACACTTGCCTGGGCTTGACTGGTACTGGGGATTCTTCGCGGTCCTGGGAGCAATGGCAGTGATCAGTGTGGGGATGCTGGCACTATTCCGCTGGAAAAAGTGGTTATAG
- the ppx gene encoding exopolyphosphatase translates to MLEYSTLAAVDLGSNSFRLQVARVVGKQLYPLDSLREMVRLAAGLDPHGQLNEDSQERALGCLKRFGERLRGFPPHTVRAVGTNTLRVAGNASAFLKKAEAAIGFPIEIIAGYEEARLIYLGVAHSLPASTNARLVVDIGGGSTELIIGNRLKPVKLESLYMGCVSYSLRFFPDGKITKGALRRAELSARSEVQAIAAGFSRTHWQDAFGSSGTARALGDIIKLNNLAKEGCDGDITLEGLDNFRECLLKVGDIRKLEFAGLRADRAPVIVGGFAIMAAVFSELGISRMSQAMGALRQGVLYDLLGRFHNHDMREVTARQFMQRYRVDSTQAKRVESLALLLGKQLLADFPDEATELLLILSWAARLHEVGISVAHSGYHKHSAYILGNADMPGFSRMEQERLSALALAHRGVAGKIREFVTDPPDFALLLALRLAVLFHRSRCDIQLPDLEVRLSGKEFELCIERKWLERNPLTDTALSAEIEQWAALGFDFRIKRLEGSKARITDKTARNAAGT, encoded by the coding sequence ATGCTTGAATACTCCACTCTTGCGGCGGTAGACCTCGGCTCCAACAGCTTTCGTCTGCAAGTCGCGCGGGTAGTGGGTAAACAGCTCTATCCGCTGGATAGTTTACGCGAAATGGTACGGCTTGCCGCAGGCCTCGATCCGCATGGGCAATTGAATGAGGACTCTCAGGAGCGCGCTTTAGGTTGCCTGAAACGGTTCGGCGAGCGTCTACGGGGTTTCCCGCCACACACAGTACGTGCAGTCGGTACGAACACGCTTAGAGTAGCCGGGAACGCATCGGCATTTCTAAAAAAAGCGGAAGCGGCCATCGGGTTTCCAATCGAAATAATCGCGGGGTATGAGGAAGCGCGGCTGATATATCTGGGGGTCGCGCACAGCCTTCCCGCCTCCACCAACGCTCGCCTGGTTGTGGATATTGGCGGCGGCTCTACGGAATTGATCATTGGTAATCGGCTGAAGCCGGTCAAGCTGGAAAGCCTGTATATGGGTTGCGTCAGTTATAGCCTGCGTTTTTTCCCGGACGGAAAGATTACCAAGGGCGCGCTGAGGCGAGCCGAGCTTTCGGCGCGCAGCGAAGTACAAGCTATCGCCGCCGGATTCTCCAGAACCCACTGGCAGGATGCTTTTGGCTCGTCCGGTACTGCCCGCGCACTGGGCGACATCATCAAGCTGAACAATCTTGCTAAGGAAGGCTGCGACGGGGACATCACCCTGGAAGGGCTGGATAATTTCCGCGAATGTCTGCTTAAGGTTGGCGATATCAGGAAGCTGGAATTTGCGGGACTTCGCGCTGACCGAGCGCCCGTTATCGTCGGCGGCTTCGCCATCATGGCAGCGGTATTTTCAGAACTGGGTATAAGCCGGATGTCTCAGGCCATGGGCGCATTGCGGCAGGGGGTGCTCTACGATTTGCTGGGGCGCTTCCATAATCACGATATGCGCGAAGTTACGGCAAGACAATTCATGCAGCGCTATCGGGTGGATTCCACCCAGGCGAAGCGGGTGGAATCGCTAGCCCTCCTGCTTGGTAAACAACTATTGGCAGATTTTCCTGATGAAGCAACGGAATTGCTGCTGATTCTCTCATGGGCGGCACGACTGCATGAGGTAGGAATTTCAGTAGCCCATTCCGGCTATCATAAGCATTCGGCCTATATTCTCGGTAACGCGGATATGCCGGGTTTCTCAAGAATGGAACAAGAACGCTTGAGCGCGCTTGCTCTCGCGCATAGGGGCGTTGCGGGTAAAATTCGGGAATTTGTTACCGACCCACCGGACTTCGCTCTGCTCCTTGCGCTTCGTCTGGCTGTGCTGTTCCATCGCAGCCGTTGCGATATCCAGTTGCCGGATCTGGAAGTTCGCCTCAGCGGCAAAGAATTCGAATTATGCATTGAACGGAAATGGCTGGAACGTAACCCCTTGACCGATACAGCGCTGTCCGCCGAAATTGAGCAATGGGCCGCTCTCGGTTTCGATTTCCGTATAAAGCGACTGGAGGGAAGCAAGGCGCGCATAACCGATAAAACCGCCCGGAACGCGGCCGGCACATAA
- a CDS encoding 3',5'-cyclic-nucleotide phosphodiesterase — MRVTILGCTGGVGADLRTTCLMLDDDILVDVGTGAGDLTLTEMLRINTVFLTHSHLDHAGLLPMVADMVGPRRERPLTVYALAETIAVLKQDMFNFRLWPDYTVLPSSDNPYVVFRPVTVGQSVESSGRMITPLPARHAVPGVGYQLDSGKASFVFSGDTTYHEPFWNALNAIGNLRYLMIETTFLNHNVAGAEASGHMRPELLAQGLKRLNKPVQLLITHMEPGNEDATMAEIQAAAGEFKPERLKRGQVFEL; from the coding sequence ATGCGGGTAACCATTCTTGGATGCACCGGCGGTGTTGGTGCCGATTTAAGAACCACTTGCCTGATGCTGGATGACGATATCCTGGTCGATGTGGGTACTGGCGCGGGGGACCTGACGCTGACGGAGATGCTGCGTATCAATACGGTATTTCTTACTCATTCGCATCTCGACCATGCGGGCTTGCTTCCCATGGTGGCGGATATGGTGGGGCCGCGTCGTGAGAGGCCGCTCACGGTTTACGCATTGGCTGAAACTATTGCCGTCCTGAAGCAGGATATGTTCAATTTTCGCCTTTGGCCCGATTACACGGTATTACCTTCATCCGACAATCCGTATGTGGTATTCCGGCCTGTGACAGTAGGACAGAGCGTCGAATCGTCGGGAAGGATGATTACCCCGCTGCCGGCGCGACATGCTGTGCCAGGTGTGGGCTATCAGCTTGATAGCGGTAAGGCAAGTTTTGTATTCAGTGGCGACACAACTTACCACGAGCCGTTCTGGAACGCCTTGAATGCAATCGGGAATCTGCGCTATCTGATGATTGAAACGACCTTTCTGAACCACAACGTTGCGGGTGCCGAGGCTTCTGGCCATATGCGCCCTGAACTGCTGGCCCAGGGATTAAAGCGGCTCAACAAGCCGGTCCAGCTTCTGATCACTCACATGGAACCGGGCAATGAGGACGCGACAATGGCGGAAATTCAGGCAGCGGCAGGAGAATTCAAACCCGAGAGATTGAAGCGCGGGCAAGTATTCGAGCTCTGA
- the rpiA gene encoding ribose-5-phosphate isomerase RpiA, translating to MTQDEQKRAVARAAIQYVPVGSIVGVGTGSTANFFIDELAAIKHKIEGAVASSEATARRLSSHGIEVMDLNNVDVLPVYVDGTDEITEHLYMIKGGGGALTREKIVAAVAKKFVCIADQSKLVDVLGKFPLPVEVVPMARSYVSREIIRLGGQPRLREKLITDNGNIILDVHGLQILNPVELEAALNQITGVVTNGLFARRGADVLLLSSDSGVQTMVI from the coding sequence ATGACGCAAGACGAGCAGAAACGCGCGGTCGCCCGGGCCGCTATCCAATACGTTCCAGTTGGCAGCATAGTCGGGGTGGGTACCGGTTCGACTGCCAATTTCTTCATAGATGAGCTGGCTGCGATCAAACATAAAATTGAAGGGGCGGTGGCAAGCTCGGAGGCTACTGCACGGCGACTCAGCAGTCACGGTATCGAGGTCATGGATTTAAACAACGTTGATGTGCTTCCGGTATACGTGGATGGAACAGATGAAATTACCGAACACCTGTACATGATAAAAGGTGGCGGCGGAGCATTGACGCGAGAAAAAATCGTCGCTGCCGTGGCAAAAAAATTCGTCTGTATCGCGGATCAAAGCAAGCTGGTCGATGTGCTCGGTAAATTTCCCCTGCCTGTGGAGGTTGTCCCGATGGCACGTAGTTATGTGTCGCGGGAAATAATACGGCTGGGGGGTCAGCCGAGGCTGCGCGAGAAGCTCATCACTGACAACGGCAATATCATCCTCGACGTACACGGCCTGCAAATCCTGAACCCGGTTGAACTGGAGGCAGCGCTCAATCAGATTACCGGGGTCGTCACCAACGGATTATTCGCAAGGCGTGGCGCCGACGTGCTATTGCTTAGCAGCGATAGCGGTGTCCAAACAATGGTTATTTGA
- a CDS encoding glycosyltransferase family 2 protein has product MPAKPSIDVVIPVYNALALTRHCIDSVVACLSDSIRHIYVQDDASDVETRMMLDQLPYEHVHVHHALKNRGFGASVNEAVSRSDASFVLILNSDTMASEDFLPLLCAAMEADPQLAVIIPAGNDYARDNLDRYMREPGGYIRTHRLRGHAFLIRRHVFLEIGGFDSAFGRGYYEDIDLGRRLDLRGWHLGVHPGASIQHEGGGSFGRGKYYKELVKRNRNLYFSRYPNASLNILLLSGNCPLAHFPPDLLDALDYVFREGGYAHWLTPEPARLLLCLQMRSYAIGLEAVVRLLLRGWREEKRISEVWMLPDAPRLLRTLIVSWARVRGLKVLSWEWASTVQDGVPRLLSK; this is encoded by the coding sequence ATGCCGGCCAAGCCATCCATCGATGTGGTAATCCCGGTCTATAACGCGCTGGCGCTGACGCGGCATTGCATCGATTCCGTCGTTGCATGCCTCAGTGACTCCATCCGGCATATTTATGTACAGGATGATGCTTCCGATGTCGAGACGCGCATGATGCTCGATCAATTGCCGTATGAACACGTCCACGTTCATCACGCACTGAAAAATCGGGGGTTCGGTGCGTCGGTAAACGAAGCAGTCAGCCGCTCCGATGCGTCTTTCGTATTGATACTCAACTCAGACACGATGGCAAGCGAGGATTTTCTGCCGTTGCTGTGCGCAGCGATGGAGGCAGACCCGCAGCTAGCGGTCATTATTCCCGCCGGCAATGACTATGCCAGGGACAATCTGGACCGATATATGCGCGAACCCGGCGGTTACATTCGTACACACCGCCTTCGTGGCCACGCATTCTTGATCCGGCGTCACGTTTTCCTTGAAATTGGCGGCTTTGACTCTGCATTTGGCCGCGGCTATTATGAAGATATCGATCTCGGCCGTCGCCTTGACTTGCGCGGCTGGCACCTTGGCGTCCACCCTGGCGCCAGCATACAGCACGAAGGTGGCGGGTCTTTCGGCCGTGGCAAATATTATAAGGAGCTCGTAAAGCGCAACCGCAACCTTTATTTTTCGCGTTATCCTAATGCTTCGCTTAATATCCTGCTTCTATCGGGCAATTGTCCGCTGGCGCATTTTCCCCCGGATCTTCTTGATGCGCTTGATTACGTGTTTCGCGAAGGCGGTTACGCTCACTGGCTTACACCGGAACCGGCGCGATTACTTCTTTGCTTGCAGATGCGCAGCTACGCCATCGGCCTGGAGGCGGTGGTAAGGCTTCTGCTGCGTGGTTGGCGTGAGGAAAAACGCATCTCTGAAGTATGGATGCTGCCCGATGCTCCACGTCTGCTACGCACATTGATTGTGTCATGGGCCCGTGTCCGCGGTCTCAAGGTTTTATCGTGGGAGTGGGCTTCAACGGTGCAGGACGGCGTCCCGAGACTACTGTCTAAGTAA
- the ilvA gene encoding threonine ammonia-lyase, biosynthetic, whose product MKNNYLERILTARVYDVAVESPLELAPNLSARIHNRLLLKREDMQEVFSFKLRGAYNKMVKLSPAVLKRGVVTASAGNHAQGVALAAQRLSCRATIVMPVTTPQIKMQAVEARGATVITHGDSYDEAYAYALKFSREKHATFVHPYDDPDVIAGQGTIGMEILRQHAGAIYAIFVPIGGGGLISGIASYVKRLYPEIKIIGVEPTDADSMYQSLKKKRRVRLAQVGLFADGVAVKQVGGETFRLCRELVDEIILVDTDAICAAIKDVFEDTRAILEPSGALSVAGAKAYAKREKIRGKDLIAIASGANMNFDRLRHVSERAELGEQREAVMAVTIPEEPGSFRKFCAMLGTKSITEFNYRYADPKEAHVFVAVSVRNRDEAAKLIRSLERSGLRTEDLSDNEMAKLHVRHLVGGRAREIKNELLYRFEFPDRPGALMRFLNSMGRHWNISLFHYRNHGADYGRVLVGMEVPPEERDEFEAFLKQLDNHYWDESENPAYKLFLG is encoded by the coding sequence ATGAAAAACAATTATCTCGAAAGAATTCTCACCGCTCGGGTTTATGATGTTGCGGTAGAGAGTCCGCTGGAGCTTGCACCAAATTTGTCCGCGCGCATACATAACCGGCTTTTGTTGAAGCGGGAGGATATGCAAGAGGTTTTTTCATTCAAGCTGCGCGGGGCTTACAACAAAATGGTCAAGCTTTCACCCGCTGTGCTCAAGCGCGGCGTGGTGACTGCGTCTGCAGGGAACCATGCGCAAGGGGTGGCGCTTGCGGCACAACGGCTGAGTTGCCGCGCGACCATCGTGATGCCCGTTACTACGCCACAAATCAAAATGCAGGCGGTCGAGGCGCGCGGCGCGACGGTGATAACACATGGCGATTCCTATGACGAGGCCTATGCCTACGCGTTGAAATTTTCCAGAGAGAAGCATGCCACTTTTGTGCATCCCTACGACGACCCTGACGTCATCGCGGGGCAGGGTACGATCGGGATGGAGATTCTTCGTCAGCACGCCGGCGCAATCTACGCCATATTTGTCCCGATAGGCGGTGGTGGCCTTATTTCCGGTATCGCCTCGTATGTGAAGAGGCTTTATCCGGAAATCAAAATCATTGGCGTCGAACCAACAGATGCCGATTCCATGTATCAGTCCTTGAAAAAAAAACGCCGGGTCAGGCTCGCACAGGTGGGATTGTTTGCAGATGGTGTGGCAGTGAAGCAGGTTGGAGGAGAAACTTTTCGTTTGTGCCGTGAACTGGTGGACGAAATCATCCTGGTCGATACTGACGCTATCTGTGCTGCGATCAAGGATGTGTTCGAGGATACTCGCGCGATTCTGGAGCCGTCCGGGGCGCTGTCTGTCGCCGGCGCGAAGGCTTATGCCAAGCGTGAGAAAATCCGCGGCAAGGATTTGATTGCCATCGCCTCTGGCGCCAACATGAATTTCGACCGGTTGCGTCATGTGTCCGAACGGGCGGAACTGGGCGAGCAGCGTGAAGCGGTGATGGCCGTGACCATTCCCGAAGAGCCCGGCAGTTTCAGGAAGTTTTGCGCCATGCTTGGAACGAAAAGCATTACTGAATTCAATTACCGCTATGCTGATCCGAAAGAAGCGCATGTGTTCGTCGCCGTGTCGGTGCGCAATCGCGATGAGGCGGCAAAACTGATCAGAAGCCTGGAGAGAAGTGGCTTGCGCACCGAGGATTTGAGCGACAACGAAATGGCAAAGCTCCATGTTCGCCATCTGGTGGGGGGGCGCGCCCGTGAGATAAAGAATGAGCTTCTCTATCGCTTTGAATTTCCCGACCGTCCCGGTGCCCTCATGAGATTTCTGAACAGTATGGGTCGTCACTGGAATATCAGCTTGTTCCACTACCGCAACCATGGCGCCGATTACGGCCGCGTGCTGGTGGGCATGGAAGTGCCGCCTGAAGAGAGGGACGAGTTCGAGGCGTTTCTAAAGCAACTCGATAACCATTACTGGGATGAAAGCGAAAATCCGGCATATAAATTGTTCCTGGGGTAG
- a CDS encoding phosphoglycerate dehydrogenase — protein sequence MNKLVISTSSFDVDNNPPLQNLLKDGMHITKNSHGRKLTEDETIALLGSDTIGMIAGIEPLTERVFASARSLKVVSRCGSGVDSVDLAAAKRHGIAVLNTPEAPAQAVAELTLGLILDALRQISQTDRLLHAGKWPRTQGRLLAAQRVGIIGLGRVGRRVARLCQAFEAEIVAYDSYVKQAPQGVQLISLEDLLAEADIISLHLPYDTDTHHLLDKAALARMKPGAVVINTARGGLIDEAELAEALISGRLAAAALDVFEQEPYHGPLLECETAILTSHIGSHAREARQRMEVEAAENLLQGLAKADVMKDRHHGNA from the coding sequence ATGAATAAACTCGTTATCTCCACCTCATCGTTTGATGTGGACAACAATCCCCCTCTCCAGAATTTGCTGAAAGATGGCATGCATATCACCAAAAACAGCCATGGCCGCAAACTTACGGAAGACGAAACCATCGCTTTGCTGGGCTCGGATACCATTGGGATGATTGCCGGCATCGAACCCCTGACAGAACGCGTCTTTGCCTCCGCCAGAAGCCTGAAAGTGGTGTCTCGCTGCGGAAGCGGCGTGGACAGTGTCGATCTTGCGGCAGCAAAACGTCATGGCATTGCTGTTCTTAATACGCCGGAGGCGCCGGCGCAGGCAGTTGCCGAGCTCACCTTGGGCCTGATACTGGACGCCTTGAGGCAGATATCCCAGACTGATCGATTGCTTCATGCCGGCAAATGGCCGCGAACGCAGGGACGCCTGCTCGCTGCCCAGCGAGTAGGTATAATCGGCCTGGGACGTGTCGGGCGGCGTGTAGCGCGGCTGTGTCAGGCATTCGAGGCCGAGATTGTGGCGTATGATTCATATGTGAAGCAGGCGCCCCAAGGAGTACAATTGATATCATTGGAAGATCTGCTGGCGGAAGCGGATATCATCAGCCTGCACTTGCCTTATGACACTGACACGCACCACTTGCTTGATAAGGCGGCGCTCGCGCGCATGAAGCCAGGTGCTGTAGTGATAAATACAGCCCGAGGCGGGCTTATCGATGAAGCCGAGCTTGCGGAAGCCTTGATTTCCGGGCGTCTGGCTGCTGCCGCACTCGATGTTTTTGAGCAGGAACCGTATCATGGGCCGCTGCTGGAATGTGAAACGGCAATTCTTACCTCGCATATTGGTTCGCACGCCAGGGAAGCACGTCAGCGCATGGAGGTGGAGGCCGCGGAGAATCTGCTTCAGGGACTGGCTAAAGCGGATGTGATGAAAGACAGGCACCACGGAAATGCCTAG